CTTCCCGAGGTTGTTATGCTTGTTCTTGTCGAACTTCCGTTTGAAGATACATCTGTTCCTCCTGTACTTATAGGTCCTTGCGCAACAGCTACAACTTCACCGTTAGGAGCTAAAAGCTGTGTTTGAATCAAAACGCCGCCTTCCAGACTTTTGGCATCAGCCATAGATGAAACAAGAACATCAATCGTATCGCCGCTTCTGACAAAAGGCGGGATTATTGCTGTAACAATTACGGAAGCAGTGTTGCCTTTTTTAATATCATCGGGTTTATCAATAACGGTTCCAAGGTTTTTTAACAAAGAAACGTTTGTAATCTGTGTTGATTTACTGTTATCGCCTGTCCCGGGAAGCCCTACAACTATACCATAGCCGACAACCTGATTTTCTCTGATGCCGTCTATATGGGCAACATCTTTAAGTCTTACACTGTATGCTTCTGCTTTACAGCCTGAGCAAATAAAACTTATTACAAGCAATACAATTAAAATTAATATTTTTTTGTTTTTCCAAACTACCATCTGTTTTTGTCTCCCTAGAATAAAACTTTCATAAATTTGTTTACTAAACCTTCCGAGTCTGAAGAAGAAGTTGTTCCTTTTCCCACAACCGCATATTGAAGATTTGCGACATATTTTGAACTAACCTCCCCGCTGTTTGTAATAAATCTCGGATCAAGAACTCCGCTGAGTAAAATTTCCGCTTTTTCTCCAGAGTTTATTGCTGATTTTTTGCCTTGAATAACCAGATTTCCGTTTGGCAAAATCTGAACAACCTGCGCTGTTATAATATCGGTTGTTGTTGTTGTTCTTACCACTTTTGCAGAATTACCCGTTGTAGTGTTTCCGCCGTAACCATCAAGGCTTTTAAATTTATCTGTTTTAAACAAAGTGTTTAAAATCGGTGTAAAAGCATCTTTAGCAGAAGAAGTGTTTGCAATATCAAGCGTAACCTGGCTTGTTGCGGATGAATTTTCTTCAATCAATACGGTTATTACATCGCCTATGCTTTTAGCTTTTATGGTGTTGAATAAAGATCTCGGCTGAGTGTAGTAAACACCCTGCGAAATTCCTGTTCTGAACAAAGATTCGGCAAAAACAGGAGTTGCTGCTGATAAAATTATTATCATTATTAATATTTCTGATATTTTTCTTTTCATAACCCTTAACCGACCTTTTCCCTTGTCATTGCAAACCCCTGTATAGGTGTGGCAATCTAAATATTAACCAGAACTATGTTTTCGCTTATTATTTTTCCCATATAATCTTTTTTGTAATTATTACTTCTTACTTTTATATAATCCCCTATGCTTCCCTTATCTAAAGCTGTTGCCGGTATTGTTACCGAAACCGACTGTGTTTTAAAGATTACAGAAATAGGACTATCCTTTATTATTGCCGGAATGTTTTCTATATAATCAGAATCTATAACATCTCCCGGTTGATAATTTTTTTTCGAACTATATTTATACGGATTAAAGTTTTTTCCTGTAATGGTTTTGGGCAAACAGGTTATTTCTTTTTCTTCAAGAATGACATTTGTTAAGGTATCTCCTCTTTTAATGTAATCATTTGCCACCCAAACTGTGTCATAAATATTTATTTTTGCCTGAACAACAAATGATTTGTATAATTCACCGTTTACAAGAACGCTAACTCTGACCAGTGTTACTGGATTAAAAAACTTGAGGTTTATTTTTGATTCAATTTCAACCTTTCCATTTTTTCCTTCGTTTGTTTCTATTTGTTGATAAGGTAAATCACTTATTTCAACTGTT
The bacterium genome window above contains:
- a CDS encoding flagellar basal body L-ring protein FlgH; this translates as MKRKISEILIMIIILSAATPVFAESLFRTGISQGVYYTQPRSLFNTIKAKSIGDVITVLIEENSSATSQVTLDIANTSSAKDAFTPILNTLFKTDKFKSLDGYGGNTTTGNSAKVVRTTTTTDIITAQVVQILPNGNLVIQGKKSAINSGEKAEILLSGVLDPRFITNSGEVSSKYVANLQYAVVGKGTTSSSDSEGLVNKFMKVLF
- the flgA gene encoding flagellar basal body P-ring formation chaperone FlgA, which produces MKKLFKTAILILIFLALSIKANAAVLDAKFLKEKIKKDVEEQLKSNRKTTVEISDLPYQQIETNEGKNGKVEIESKINLKFFNPVTLVRVSVLVNGELYKSFVVQAKINIYDTVWVANDYIKRGDTLTNVILEEKEITCLPKTITGKNFNPYKYSSKKNYQPGDVIDSDYIENIPAIIKDSPISVIFKTQSVSVTIPATALDKGSIGDYIKVRSNNYKKDYMGKIISENIVLVNI